TTCTGGATTCAGAAGGCCGTACTGGAGTGGGATAATTATCCGACAATCAAAACGCTTGACCAATACTTTGACTTGATTGAACGGTATAAAACAGCTCACCCGACCGTTGATGGTCAGCCAACAATTGGATTTGAAATTATCTCCTATGACTGGCGTTATTTCGCACTGGAGAACCCTCCGCTCTTCATGGCCGGTTATCCTAACGAAGGCGCAGCCATCGTTGATAAAGAAACGCTGACGGCTAAAAACTACAATACCATTCCTGAAGCGAAAGCATATTTCAAGAAGATCAATGAGGTATATCATCAAGGCCTGGTCGATAACGAAACCTTTACAGCAAACTATGATCAATATATCTCCAAAATTTCAACCGGACGTGTGCTGGGCATGGTGGACCAAGGATGGCAGTTCCTTGACGCCGAGGCATCACTCGTGAAACAAAAATTGTATGACAAAACCTATGTACCGTTGTCCATTACACTCTCCGAGGATGTTAAAGGGCGCTATCAGAACAATCCAATCCTTAACGTAAATGGCGGCTTGGCCATTACAAAGAGCTGCGAGGATATCGAGGGAGCACTTCAATATATTAATGATTTGTTGGACCCTGAGATGGAAGTATTGAGAACCTGGGGACAGGAAGGCGTGGATTATCAAGTCGATGACAAAGGCGTGTTCTCCAGAAATGAGGAGCAACGTGCGAATTCCAAAGATCCTGACTGGGTGCTGGCGAACACGGGAAGCCCGTTGGTCTATTTCCCGCATCATGAGGGCATGACCGCTGACGGGAAGAATGCACTTGACCCTAAGGAGCAGCCGGAGGAGTACCTTGCCACATTGAATGACATCGACAAAAAAGTGCTGAAGGCCTACGGATTCACGAAATTTACCGACTTCCTTGAGCCTGCGGAGGAAAATGAACCGTGGTTCCCAATCTATACCTATAATTTCGAACCAAATAAACCGGAGACCATCGCCAGACAGAAGATGGACGATGTAAAACGCAAATGGCTGCCAAAAGTGATTATGACTTCACCAGCCGAATTTGATAAAGCCTGGGAAGAGTATCAAGCCACACTCAAGGAAAGTGCAGATATTAAAGCGTATGAAGATGCGCTGACGGAAGAAGTCCGCAGACGTATGGAACTGTGGGGGTAAAGTCCTGTCACACAGAATGGCTATGGGGAACCCCGTAGCCTTTCTTACACGCTAGATTTGGAGATTGGATAGGAATGGAATCGATTCACCCAGACTGGGTGATATAGATAAACTCGTAAGCAAGGAGAGAAAAAACATGGCCAAAAAGGAGTTGCAGCCTTCGTTAAAAACCAGCCATATCCCAGCGGGAACAAGCTGGATCGGGTACAACCTGTCCAGAATGAAAAGTCAGCGACAATTAATGTGGATGTCATTTCCGTTTATTGCGTTTATCGCTATTTTTGCGTATGGACCATTATGGGGCTGGTTGATGGCGTTTCAGAATTATAGACCGGGCATTGGTTTTATGGAGCAGGATTGGGTGGGGCTGGATCATTTTCGAACGTTATTCACGGACCCTACATTTTTACGTGTCATTCGCAATACGCTGGCGATGAGCCTGATCAGTCTGTTTCTGGGATTTGTCGGCTCAATTGGTCTGGCTCTCTTATTAAATGAATTGCGGATGATATTGTTCAAACGTGTGGTACAGACGGTTTCCTACCTTCCTCATTTCCTGTCGTGGATCATCGTAACAGGTATTGTTGCGAATGTATTATCAACGGAAACAGGAATAGTGAATGTGCTGTTGACGAAATTGGGCCTGATTGATGCACCGATCAATTTTTTTGCCGAACCCAAATACTTCTGGGGGATTGTAGGTCTGTCCAGCATGTGGAAGGAAATCGGATGGGGCACGATTATTTATCTGGCGGCCATGGCGTCGATTAATCCAAGCCTGTACGAGGCAGCTTCCATCGACGGAGCCGGACGGTTTCGTAAAATGTTCAATGTCACACTTCCAAGCATCAAACCAACGATTATTATCCTGCTTATCATCAACGTTGGTAACGTACTGAACGCAGGTTTTGAGATTCAATACTTGCTGGGGAACGGACTTGTGCAGGATGTATCCGAGACAATCGACATTTTTGTTTTGAAATACGG
This Paenibacillus xylanexedens DNA region includes the following protein-coding sequences:
- a CDS encoding extracellular solute-binding protein, translated to MMKKDVRKRIKYSALLALILVIALTGCTPGSSSKGEKTADGRELKQFSAFFAVPGKIAPDDNRVLKAIEEKTGVRVTMDWLTGQTAKERIGVLIAGGEYPDFIDGSDGTQQLVAAGALVPLEDYIDKYPNIKNYLGEDWKKMKNTTDGHIYFIPQFGNIQEKSMKVSHDGEAFWIQKAVLEWDNYPTIKTLDQYFDLIERYKTAHPTVDGQPTIGFEIISYDWRYFALENPPLFMAGYPNEGAAIVDKETLTAKNYNTIPEAKAYFKKINEVYHQGLVDNETFTANYDQYISKISTGRVLGMVDQGWQFLDAEASLVKQKLYDKTYVPLSITLSEDVKGRYQNNPILNVNGGLAITKSCEDIEGALQYINDLLDPEMEVLRTWGQEGVDYQVDDKGVFSRNEEQRANSKDPDWVLANTGSPLVYFPHHEGMTADGKNALDPKEQPEEYLATLNDIDKKVLKAYGFTKFTDFLEPAEENEPWFPIYTYNFEPNKPETIARQKMDDVKRKWLPKVIMTSPAEFDKAWEEYQATLKESADIKAYEDALTEEVRRRMELWG
- a CDS encoding ABC transporter permease; the encoded protein is MAKKELQPSLKTSHIPAGTSWIGYNLSRMKSQRQLMWMSFPFIAFIAIFAYGPLWGWLMAFQNYRPGIGFMEQDWVGLDHFRTLFTDPTFLRVIRNTLAMSLISLFLGFVGSIGLALLLNELRMILFKRVVQTVSYLPHFLSWIIVTGIVANVLSTETGIVNVLLTKLGLIDAPINFFAEPKYFWGIVGLSSMWKEIGWGTIIYLAAMASINPSLYEAASIDGAGRFRKMFNVTLPSIKPTIIILLIINVGNVLNAGFEIQYLLGNGLVQDVSETIDIFVLKYGINLGNYSLATAAGIFKSVVSLVLIFIANGIAKSLGEERLI